From a single Miscanthus floridulus cultivar M001 chromosome 8, ASM1932011v1, whole genome shotgun sequence genomic region:
- the LOC136476111 gene encoding pentatricopeptide repeat-containing protein At1g51965, mitochondrial-like isoform X2, with protein MPRRLATTYAGRIAAATPSPSGPSLTVTVSPTPPPTPLDTRGYSLPRRHLICAVARILRSPASPTPLLDLNDYLRSHRLTLTSAEASEVMKALAPDTSLALGFFRFAATSLPGFRHDAFSYNRILVLLFRNRTDPAEAMRLVAEMERDGVPGNISTVNLLVGMGMEVGMCLELAKKWGLRLNGYTYKCLVQAHLRSREVWKGFEMYEKMRRKGYKLDIFAYNMLLDALAKAGMVDQAYQVFEDMKQNNCDPDAYTYTILIRMSGKAGKTTKFVSFLEEMVSKGCVLNLIAYNTVIEALGKNKMVDKAIFMLSKMIESDCQPNQFTYSIMLDVLSTGRQLHRLSEILDICIGHLNRSVYSYLVKALCKSGHASEAHSVFCRMWSSHEKGDRDAFVSMLEALCNAEKTAEAIDLLHMMPEKGITTDVGMYNMIFSALGKLKQVSFMSSLYDKMKANGVVPDVFTYNIMISSFGRVGLVDKASELFEEMEDGSCKPDVITYNSMINFLGKNGDLDEAHMLFKDMQEKGYDPDVFTYSILIECFGKSNKVDMACSLFDEMIAQGCVPNIVTYNILLDCLERRGKTTEAHKFYETLKQQGLTPDSITYSILERLESRSQRTVRIRKPSRNTGWVISPV; from the exons ATGCCCCGCCGCCTGGCTACGACCTACGCCGGCCGCATCGCGGCGGCGACGCCTTCCCCCTCGGGACCCTCCCTCACCGTCACCGTCTCGCCGACGCCGCCCCCCACCCCGCTTGACACGCGCGGCTACTCGCTACCGCGCCGCCACCTCATCTGCGCCGTCGCCCGAATCCTCCGCTCCCCGGCGTCCCCCACCCCGCTGCTCGACCTCAATGACTACCTCCGGTCCCACCGCCTCACTCTCACCTCCGCCGAGGCTTCCGAAGTCATGAAGGCGCTCGCCCCCGACACCTCCCTCGCGCTCGGCTTCTTCCGCTTCGCCGCCACCTCCCTCCCCGGCTTCCGGCACGATGCCTTCTCCTACAACCGCATCCTGGTCCTCCTCTTCCGCAACCGCACCGATCCCGCCGAGGCCATGCGGCTCGTCGCGGAGATGGAGCGCGACGGCGTGCCCGGCAACATCTCCACCGTGAATTTGCTGGTTGGGATGGGCATGGAGGTGGGGATGTGCCTGGAGCTGGCGAAGAAATGGGGGCTGAGGCTGAACGGGTACACCTACAAGTGCCTTGTACAGGCGCATCTGAGGAGTCGGGAGGTGTGGAAGGGGTTCGAGATGTATGAGAAGATGCGGAGGAAGGGCTACAAGTTGGACATATTTGCGTATAACATGCTGCTTGATGCGCTTGCCAAGGCTGGAATG GTTGACCAAGCTTACCAAGTCTTTGAAGATATGAAACAAAACAACTGTGATCCAGATGCATACACATACACTATACTAATTAGAATGTCTGGAAAGGCTGGGAAGACCACTAAATTTGTCTCATTTTTGGAGGAAATGGTGTCCAAAGGATGTGTTCTTAATCTGATTGCTTATAATACTGTTATTGAGGCTCTTGGTAAGAACAAGATGGTTGACAAGGCGATTTTTATGCTTTCTAAAATGATTGAGAGTGACTGCCAGCCCAATCAATTCACATATAGCATTATGCTGGATGTTTTATCAACAGGGAGACAACTCCACAGGCTGAGTGAGATTCTAGATATCTGTATTGGACATCTGAATAGGTCAGTTTATTCATATTTGGTCAAGGCACTCTGCAAATCTGGGCATGCAAGTGAGGCTCATAGTGTATTCTGTCGTATGTGGAGTTCCCATGAAAAAGGAGACCGGGATGCTTTTGTATCAATGCTTGAGGCACTATGCAATGCAGAAAAGACAGCAGAAGCTATTGATCTACTGCATATGATGCCTGAAAAGGGGATTACTACAGATGTTGGAATGTATAATATGATCTTTTCTGCTCTTGGGAAGCTGAAGCAGGTGTCTTTCATGAGCAGTCTTTATGATAAGATGAAAGCCAATGGGGTTGTTCCTGATGTTTTCACGTACAATATTATGATTTCAAGTTTTGGTAGGGTTGGCTTAGTTGACAAGGCATCTGAACTTTTTGAGGAAATGGAGGATGGCAGTTGCAAGCCTGATGTCATCACCTACAATTCTATGATAAATTTCCTTGGAAAAAATGGAGATCTCGATGAAGCCCACATGCTTTTCAAAGATATGCAAGAGAAAGGATATGATCCTGATGTCTTCACTTACAGCATATTAATTGAGTGCTTTGGGAAATCCAATAAGGTTGATATGGCATGCAGCTTGTTTGATGAGATGATTGCACAGGGATGTGTTCCTAATATTGTAACCTATAACATTTTATTAGACTGTTTGGAGAGACGTGGGAAGACAACAGAAGCTCATAAATTTTATGAAACTCTGAAGCAACAGGGATTGACTCCTGACTCGATAACTTACTCAATACTTGAGAGATTGGAAAGTAGATCTCAACGAACTGTAAGAATACGTAAACCAAGTCGGAATACAGGTTGGGTTATAAGTCCAGTATGA
- the LOC136476111 gene encoding pentatricopeptide repeat-containing protein At1g51965, mitochondrial-like isoform X1, which translates to MPRRLATTYAGRIAAATPSPSGPSLTVTVSPTPPPTPLDTRGYSLPRRHLICAVARILRSPASPTPLLDLNDYLRSHRLTLTSAEASEVMKALAPDTSLALGFFRFAATSLPGFRHDAFSYNRILVLLFRNRTDPAEAMRLVAEMERDGVPGNISTVNLLVGMGMEVGMCLELAKKWGLRLNGYTYKCLVQAHLRSREVWKGFEMYEKMRRKGYKLDIFAYNMLLDALAKAGMQVDQAYQVFEDMKQNNCDPDAYTYTILIRMSGKAGKTTKFVSFLEEMVSKGCVLNLIAYNTVIEALGKNKMVDKAIFMLSKMIESDCQPNQFTYSIMLDVLSTGRQLHRLSEILDICIGHLNRSVYSYLVKALCKSGHASEAHSVFCRMWSSHEKGDRDAFVSMLEALCNAEKTAEAIDLLHMMPEKGITTDVGMYNMIFSALGKLKQVSFMSSLYDKMKANGVVPDVFTYNIMISSFGRVGLVDKASELFEEMEDGSCKPDVITYNSMINFLGKNGDLDEAHMLFKDMQEKGYDPDVFTYSILIECFGKSNKVDMACSLFDEMIAQGCVPNIVTYNILLDCLERRGKTTEAHKFYETLKQQGLTPDSITYSILERLESRSQRTVRIRKPSRNTGWVISPV; encoded by the exons ATGCCCCGCCGCCTGGCTACGACCTACGCCGGCCGCATCGCGGCGGCGACGCCTTCCCCCTCGGGACCCTCCCTCACCGTCACCGTCTCGCCGACGCCGCCCCCCACCCCGCTTGACACGCGCGGCTACTCGCTACCGCGCCGCCACCTCATCTGCGCCGTCGCCCGAATCCTCCGCTCCCCGGCGTCCCCCACCCCGCTGCTCGACCTCAATGACTACCTCCGGTCCCACCGCCTCACTCTCACCTCCGCCGAGGCTTCCGAAGTCATGAAGGCGCTCGCCCCCGACACCTCCCTCGCGCTCGGCTTCTTCCGCTTCGCCGCCACCTCCCTCCCCGGCTTCCGGCACGATGCCTTCTCCTACAACCGCATCCTGGTCCTCCTCTTCCGCAACCGCACCGATCCCGCCGAGGCCATGCGGCTCGTCGCGGAGATGGAGCGCGACGGCGTGCCCGGCAACATCTCCACCGTGAATTTGCTGGTTGGGATGGGCATGGAGGTGGGGATGTGCCTGGAGCTGGCGAAGAAATGGGGGCTGAGGCTGAACGGGTACACCTACAAGTGCCTTGTACAGGCGCATCTGAGGAGTCGGGAGGTGTGGAAGGGGTTCGAGATGTATGAGAAGATGCGGAGGAAGGGCTACAAGTTGGACATATTTGCGTATAACATGCTGCTTGATGCGCTTGCCAAGGCTGGAATG CAGGTTGACCAAGCTTACCAAGTCTTTGAAGATATGAAACAAAACAACTGTGATCCAGATGCATACACATACACTATACTAATTAGAATGTCTGGAAAGGCTGGGAAGACCACTAAATTTGTCTCATTTTTGGAGGAAATGGTGTCCAAAGGATGTGTTCTTAATCTGATTGCTTATAATACTGTTATTGAGGCTCTTGGTAAGAACAAGATGGTTGACAAGGCGATTTTTATGCTTTCTAAAATGATTGAGAGTGACTGCCAGCCCAATCAATTCACATATAGCATTATGCTGGATGTTTTATCAACAGGGAGACAACTCCACAGGCTGAGTGAGATTCTAGATATCTGTATTGGACATCTGAATAGGTCAGTTTATTCATATTTGGTCAAGGCACTCTGCAAATCTGGGCATGCAAGTGAGGCTCATAGTGTATTCTGTCGTATGTGGAGTTCCCATGAAAAAGGAGACCGGGATGCTTTTGTATCAATGCTTGAGGCACTATGCAATGCAGAAAAGACAGCAGAAGCTATTGATCTACTGCATATGATGCCTGAAAAGGGGATTACTACAGATGTTGGAATGTATAATATGATCTTTTCTGCTCTTGGGAAGCTGAAGCAGGTGTCTTTCATGAGCAGTCTTTATGATAAGATGAAAGCCAATGGGGTTGTTCCTGATGTTTTCACGTACAATATTATGATTTCAAGTTTTGGTAGGGTTGGCTTAGTTGACAAGGCATCTGAACTTTTTGAGGAAATGGAGGATGGCAGTTGCAAGCCTGATGTCATCACCTACAATTCTATGATAAATTTCCTTGGAAAAAATGGAGATCTCGATGAAGCCCACATGCTTTTCAAAGATATGCAAGAGAAAGGATATGATCCTGATGTCTTCACTTACAGCATATTAATTGAGTGCTTTGGGAAATCCAATAAGGTTGATATGGCATGCAGCTTGTTTGATGAGATGATTGCACAGGGATGTGTTCCTAATATTGTAACCTATAACATTTTATTAGACTGTTTGGAGAGACGTGGGAAGACAACAGAAGCTCATAAATTTTATGAAACTCTGAAGCAACAGGGATTGACTCCTGACTCGATAACTTACTCAATACTTGAGAGATTGGAAAGTAGATCTCAACGAACTGTAAGAATACGTAAACCAAGTCGGAATACAGGTTGGGTTATAAGTCCAGTATGA